One Balaenoptera musculus isolate JJ_BM4_2016_0621 chromosome 13, mBalMus1.pri.v3, whole genome shotgun sequence genomic region harbors:
- the DOK1 gene encoding docking protein 1 isoform X1 — MDGAVMEGPLFLQSQRFGTKRWRKTWAVLYPASPHGVARLEFFDHKGSSSGGGRGSSRRLDCKVIRLAECVSVAPVAVESPPEPGVAAFRLDTPQRSHLLAADAPSSAAWVQTLCRNAFPKGSWALAPAENPPKLSALEMLENSLYSPAWEGSQFWVTVQRTEAAERCGLHGSYMLRVEGERLTLLGVGAQSQIQEPLLSWPYTLLRRYGRDKVMFSFEAGRRCPSGPGTFTFQTAQGNDIFQAVETAIHRQKAQGKASQGQDVLRADSHEGEVAEGKLAPPRGPQELAGSPPALYAEPLDSLRILPGPSQDSVYSDPLDSTPSQAGEGLQLKKPLYWDLCEHVQQQLIKAKLTDPKEDPIYDEPEGLAPAALRGLYDLPQEPKDAWWCQARVKEEGYELPYNPATDDYAVPPPRSTKPFPAPKPQGLAFSESGAAAGSGSKGHSSDTALYSQVQKSGTSGSWDCGLSGSGTDRTGAKSEGST; from the exons ATGGACGGGGCCGTGATGGAAGGGCCGCTGTTTTTGCAGAGCCAGCGTTTCGGTACCAAG AGGTGGAGGAAGACCTGGGCGGTGCTCTACCCGGCCAGCCCCCACGGTGTCGCGCGGCTCGAGTTCTTTGACCACAAGGGGTCGAGCTCTGGAGGGGGCCGAGGGAGCTCGCGCCGCCTGGACTGCAAGGTGATACGTCTGGCTGAGTGTGTGAGCGTGGCCCCTGTGGCCGTGGAGAGCCCCCCTGAGCCTGGCGTCGCAGCTTTCCGCCTGGACACCCCACAGCGTTCCCACCTGCTGGCGGCCGACGCGCCGTCCAGCGCCGCCTGGGTGCAAACGCTGTGCCGAAACGCCTTTCCG AAAGGCAGCTGGGCCCTGGCACCTGCCGAGAACCCACCCAAGCTTTCTGCCCTGGAGATGCTGGAGAATTCACTGTATAGCCCCGCCTGGGAAG GATCCCAGTTCTGGGTAACCGTGCAAAGGACTGAAGCCGCTGAGCGTTGTGGCCTGCATGGCTCCTATATGCTGAGAGTGGAGGGTGAGAGGCTGACTCTCCTGGGCGTGGGGGCCCAGAGTCAGATACAGGAGCCACTCCTTTCCTGGCCTTACACTCTGTTGCGTCGCTATGGCCGAGACAAG gtCATGTTCTCTTTTGAGGCTGGCCGCCGCTGCCCCTCTGGCCCTGGAACCTTCACCTTCCAGACGGCACAGGGAAATGACATCTTTCAGGCAGTTGAGACTGCTATCCACCGACAGAAGGCCCAGGGGAAGGCCAGCCAGGGGCAGGATGTTCTCAGAGCTGATTCCCACGAAGGAGAAGTGGCAGAAGGGAAGTTGGCTCCCCCCCGGGGCCCCCAGGAGCTCGCAGGCAGCCCTCCAGCCCTGTATGCTGAACCCTTAGACTCCCTGCGCATTCTTCCAGGCCCTTCCCAAGATTCCGTATACTCAGACCCCCTGGACAGCACCCCTTCTCAGGCAGGGGAGGGGTTACAGTTGAAGAAACCTCTCTATTGGGACTTGTGTGAGCATGTGCAGCAGCAGCTGATAAAGGCCAAGTTGACAGACCCCAAAGAAGACCCCATCTATGATGAACCTGAGGGCCTGGCCCCAGCTGCTCTCCGGGGCCTTTATGATCTGCCTCAGGAGCCCAAGGATGCCTGGTGGTGCCAGGCTCGGGTGAAGGAGGAGGGCTATGAGCTCCCCTACAACCCTGCTACTGATGACTACGCCGTGCCACCCCCACGGAGCACAAAGCCCTTCCCAGCTCCCaagccccagggcctggccttCTCTGAATCCGGTGCTGCAGCTGGCAGTGGCAGCAAAGGCCATAGCTCAGACACTGCCCTGTACAGCCAGGTCCAGAAGAGTGGGACCTCAGGTAGCTGGGACTGTGGGCTCTCTGGATCAGGGACTGACAGGACTGGGGCCAAGTCAGAGGGCTCCACATGA
- the DOK1 gene encoding docking protein 1 isoform X2 produces the protein MLENSLYSPAWEGSQFWVTVQRTEAAERCGLHGSYMLRVEGERLTLLGVGAQSQIQEPLLSWPYTLLRRYGRDKVMFSFEAGRRCPSGPGTFTFQTAQGNDIFQAVETAIHRQKAQGKASQGQDVLRADSHEGEVAEGKLAPPRGPQELAGSPPALYAEPLDSLRILPGPSQDSVYSDPLDSTPSQAGEGLQLKKPLYWDLCEHVQQQLIKAKLTDPKEDPIYDEPEGLAPAALRGLYDLPQEPKDAWWCQARVKEEGYELPYNPATDDYAVPPPRSTKPFPAPKPQGLAFSESGAAAGSGSKGHSSDTALYSQVQKSGTSGSWDCGLSGSGTDRTGAKSEGST, from the exons ATGCTGGAGAATTCACTGTATAGCCCCGCCTGGGAAG GATCCCAGTTCTGGGTAACCGTGCAAAGGACTGAAGCCGCTGAGCGTTGTGGCCTGCATGGCTCCTATATGCTGAGAGTGGAGGGTGAGAGGCTGACTCTCCTGGGCGTGGGGGCCCAGAGTCAGATACAGGAGCCACTCCTTTCCTGGCCTTACACTCTGTTGCGTCGCTATGGCCGAGACAAG gtCATGTTCTCTTTTGAGGCTGGCCGCCGCTGCCCCTCTGGCCCTGGAACCTTCACCTTCCAGACGGCACAGGGAAATGACATCTTTCAGGCAGTTGAGACTGCTATCCACCGACAGAAGGCCCAGGGGAAGGCCAGCCAGGGGCAGGATGTTCTCAGAGCTGATTCCCACGAAGGAGAAGTGGCAGAAGGGAAGTTGGCTCCCCCCCGGGGCCCCCAGGAGCTCGCAGGCAGCCCTCCAGCCCTGTATGCTGAACCCTTAGACTCCCTGCGCATTCTTCCAGGCCCTTCCCAAGATTCCGTATACTCAGACCCCCTGGACAGCACCCCTTCTCAGGCAGGGGAGGGGTTACAGTTGAAGAAACCTCTCTATTGGGACTTGTGTGAGCATGTGCAGCAGCAGCTGATAAAGGCCAAGTTGACAGACCCCAAAGAAGACCCCATCTATGATGAACCTGAGGGCCTGGCCCCAGCTGCTCTCCGGGGCCTTTATGATCTGCCTCAGGAGCCCAAGGATGCCTGGTGGTGCCAGGCTCGGGTGAAGGAGGAGGGCTATGAGCTCCCCTACAACCCTGCTACTGATGACTACGCCGTGCCACCCCCACGGAGCACAAAGCCCTTCCCAGCTCCCaagccccagggcctggccttCTCTGAATCCGGTGCTGCAGCTGGCAGTGGCAGCAAAGGCCATAGCTCAGACACTGCCCTGTACAGCCAGGTCCAGAAGAGTGGGACCTCAGGTAGCTGGGACTGTGGGCTCTCTGGATCAGGGACTGACAGGACTGGGGCCAAGTCAGAGGGCTCCACATGA
- the DOK1 gene encoding docking protein 1 isoform X4: protein MFSFEAGRRCPSGPGTFTFQTAQGNDIFQAVETAIHRQKAQGKASQGQDVLRADSHEGEVAEGKLAPPRGPQELAGSPPALYAEPLDSLRILPGPSQDSVYSDPLDSTPSQAGEGLQLKKPLYWDLCEHVQQQLIKAKLTDPKEDPIYDEPEGLAPAALRGLYDLPQEPKDAWWCQARVKEEGYELPYNPATDDYAVPPPRSTKPFPAPKPQGLAFSESGAAAGSGSKGHSSDTALYSQVQKSGTSGSWDCGLSGSGTDRTGAKSEGST from the coding sequence ATGTTCTCTTTTGAGGCTGGCCGCCGCTGCCCCTCTGGCCCTGGAACCTTCACCTTCCAGACGGCACAGGGAAATGACATCTTTCAGGCAGTTGAGACTGCTATCCACCGACAGAAGGCCCAGGGGAAGGCCAGCCAGGGGCAGGATGTTCTCAGAGCTGATTCCCACGAAGGAGAAGTGGCAGAAGGGAAGTTGGCTCCCCCCCGGGGCCCCCAGGAGCTCGCAGGCAGCCCTCCAGCCCTGTATGCTGAACCCTTAGACTCCCTGCGCATTCTTCCAGGCCCTTCCCAAGATTCCGTATACTCAGACCCCCTGGACAGCACCCCTTCTCAGGCAGGGGAGGGGTTACAGTTGAAGAAACCTCTCTATTGGGACTTGTGTGAGCATGTGCAGCAGCAGCTGATAAAGGCCAAGTTGACAGACCCCAAAGAAGACCCCATCTATGATGAACCTGAGGGCCTGGCCCCAGCTGCTCTCCGGGGCCTTTATGATCTGCCTCAGGAGCCCAAGGATGCCTGGTGGTGCCAGGCTCGGGTGAAGGAGGAGGGCTATGAGCTCCCCTACAACCCTGCTACTGATGACTACGCCGTGCCACCCCCACGGAGCACAAAGCCCTTCCCAGCTCCCaagccccagggcctggccttCTCTGAATCCGGTGCTGCAGCTGGCAGTGGCAGCAAAGGCCATAGCTCAGACACTGCCCTGTACAGCCAGGTCCAGAAGAGTGGGACCTCAGGTAGCTGGGACTGTGGGCTCTCTGGATCAGGGACTGACAGGACTGGGGCCAAGTCAGAGGGCTCCACATGA
- the DOK1 gene encoding docking protein 1 isoform X3, producing MLRVEGERLTLLGVGAQSQIQEPLLSWPYTLLRRYGRDKVMFSFEAGRRCPSGPGTFTFQTAQGNDIFQAVETAIHRQKAQGKASQGQDVLRADSHEGEVAEGKLAPPRGPQELAGSPPALYAEPLDSLRILPGPSQDSVYSDPLDSTPSQAGEGLQLKKPLYWDLCEHVQQQLIKAKLTDPKEDPIYDEPEGLAPAALRGLYDLPQEPKDAWWCQARVKEEGYELPYNPATDDYAVPPPRSTKPFPAPKPQGLAFSESGAAAGSGSKGHSSDTALYSQVQKSGTSGSWDCGLSGSGTDRTGAKSEGST from the exons ATGCTGAGAGTGGAGGGTGAGAGGCTGACTCTCCTGGGCGTGGGGGCCCAGAGTCAGATACAGGAGCCACTCCTTTCCTGGCCTTACACTCTGTTGCGTCGCTATGGCCGAGACAAG gtCATGTTCTCTTTTGAGGCTGGCCGCCGCTGCCCCTCTGGCCCTGGAACCTTCACCTTCCAGACGGCACAGGGAAATGACATCTTTCAGGCAGTTGAGACTGCTATCCACCGACAGAAGGCCCAGGGGAAGGCCAGCCAGGGGCAGGATGTTCTCAGAGCTGATTCCCACGAAGGAGAAGTGGCAGAAGGGAAGTTGGCTCCCCCCCGGGGCCCCCAGGAGCTCGCAGGCAGCCCTCCAGCCCTGTATGCTGAACCCTTAGACTCCCTGCGCATTCTTCCAGGCCCTTCCCAAGATTCCGTATACTCAGACCCCCTGGACAGCACCCCTTCTCAGGCAGGGGAGGGGTTACAGTTGAAGAAACCTCTCTATTGGGACTTGTGTGAGCATGTGCAGCAGCAGCTGATAAAGGCCAAGTTGACAGACCCCAAAGAAGACCCCATCTATGATGAACCTGAGGGCCTGGCCCCAGCTGCTCTCCGGGGCCTTTATGATCTGCCTCAGGAGCCCAAGGATGCCTGGTGGTGCCAGGCTCGGGTGAAGGAGGAGGGCTATGAGCTCCCCTACAACCCTGCTACTGATGACTACGCCGTGCCACCCCCACGGAGCACAAAGCCCTTCCCAGCTCCCaagccccagggcctggccttCTCTGAATCCGGTGCTGCAGCTGGCAGTGGCAGCAAAGGCCATAGCTCAGACACTGCCCTGTACAGCCAGGTCCAGAAGAGTGGGACCTCAGGTAGCTGGGACTGTGGGCTCTCTGGATCAGGGACTGACAGGACTGGGGCCAAGTCAGAGGGCTCCACATGA